A segment of the Staphylococcus ratti genome:
CGAGTATCCTTCTTTCTCAGCATTCGTTTCGCTAATTTGTGCCAAATCGTTCATTTCTTGATGTGCATTTTGAATGTCTTTTTGGTTGAGCGTATGGCCTTGAGCTTCATAAGCTTTATAAATACCTGTCAATGCACCCTCTCCAGACACTTGGTCAATCGCGGCAATTTTGATCGTCGCATCTTGAATACCTGCTGTAATCGCCGCATTAATGTATTGCGCACGTGTAATACGCGTAATATTTTCAGGCGTTTCAATATCTACATCCACTCCGCGTCCAAATCTCTTCGGTTGAATGTACGCACTTGAATGAATAAAATCATATTCCGTTCCTGTATAGCGGATGACATCGCTATGATCGACTTTATACGTCGTCACATTTTGTCCTACCCCAAGAATCTCCTTCGTTTCTTCAAGTTGACTTCGATTTAAATCTGCACCTTGAATAAAGATATTTTCCTTAGGTTTATGATCATTGGCAGCGTCTGCATTTTGAATTGCGCCTGT
Coding sequences within it:
- a CDS encoding DUF1002 domain-containing protein; protein product: MYKKLLISGLAVTLLTTGAIQNADAANDHKPKENIFIQGADLNRSQLEETKEILGVGQNVTTYKVDHSDVIRYTGTEYDFIHSSAYIQPKRFGRGVDVDIETPENITRITRAQYINAAITAGIQDATIKIAAIDQVSGEGALTGIYKAYEAQGHTLNQKDIQNAHQEMNDLAQISETNAEKEGYSDEALNQAIAEMKSQIAEAKQNQQQINHTTVNNIVNQTINENNLNQILSDNEIAMIQNIMMKVAQSDVINQDPKAYQKQANALKKDIQKHASDKLDELKKLNTEESRNFLQRIWDAIVNFFKQIYHWLMSFL